The genomic region AAACCGTAAGAAATGTTTCCGTTCGAAAACGAATCCGATCGAAAGTCCCTATGGACTCTCCCCCCCcagctataaaatattttatattatatatatatatatattatacctaACGGCTTCGTATAACTTATCCTTAAACGAGCACGCTTTCATTCATTTACTCGGAGGACACGACCGTTTCCCATGCGTAATgttatacacacacacactcgcGAACGCACCACTTTCTCTTATTATCTTCCTTTTGCTCATTGCCACATCGCCTGCTCTCACCACCGCGTCTCGCGCCATCTTCCCCCTGCCACGGACTACAACGCACGCACACAAGCACACTTTCACTCACTCTCTAAAATTGGAAGACAATCGGAGTTCTTAAGCCACTTAATTTGCATAGCATGATGTTTGATTCTTGATCCGTTTCATGCGCTTCGTCACCGCTCCCGTAcgctacctctctctctctctctctctttctctccgtctccctttttctctctatctctcttctctGTCAATCCGTCCCCGCTTTCATTTCTGTCTCTCATAGGCGCGCGACTCGCGCACTCCCGCCTCCCTTTCACTCTCAAGACAACTTTCCCTTCCCTTTCCCTTCCTATTCTCGAACGAAGGGACTCGGGAAGGAAAACACGCGAAACTAACGAAACTCTTGAGTTTTGGAATATTGCAACGTTTCACCTGCCCCGGATCGAACGACGCTTCGAGAGTCAACCCCGCAGGCCATTCTGGAGGGGGGAGGAAGAGACAGATAGATGTCCGAGCAGCGGAACGACGAACGCTACGCGGGCGTCGGGGGAACGAGAGGCCGCGGGACCTTGGTCTGGGTCCAACAGAGATCAAAGAACAACTTGCTCGAGGAAAGTTACGATTCGGAAGAAACTTGGACGCGCGCCCCCCCTCGTTTCACCGACTTCCGGTCCACCGCTggcatctctttctctctcgctctctctctttctctgtctctcccctCCTTCGCGCGTTTTCTCCTACACGCCGCGTTCGAACGGTCCCGCGAGGATTCTCACGCGAGCGGGTCGAGACATCCGGGCTGATACGATCTCGACTTTTCCGCTAAATGAACGTTAAACCTAAAACTacagaagaaaagagaagaaaacaGGTCTCCGGTGGCCAGAGATAGACAGTGACTGACGCTACTGATGCGGTTAAAAGTAATTGATGATATTTACTGTCGACAGCTATTATTACTGATaaacgttattaataattatattaataaaaattgtagcgatgataataatattaataataataataatatataatataataatattaataatataatataataatataataataataataatcaagaCGATTATGATAGTAGAAAGGAAGAGATGATCGCTTTAAGATCGCTTTAAGAACGAGAATAAAACGTTTAACGTGTCCTACGAACAGAAAAGAAACGCTTAAATAAGAAGCCGAGTTCGTCGGAGAGGATGATCCCGTCCCACGCGAGAAATGCAGTATCTCTGCACGTTTGTTTCCCAAGGTAAAAAGTGAACGAAGAAAAGGATagaacgaacgaaagaaagaatagTTTTCCTCGAGTCGGTGGGAGAGtccgtcctctctctccctcacaTATTCTCCTGTCTTTTGCAGTTTGATAAATTAGCTTGTGTTTCGGGGTCCGAAGCTCTTTGTCTCCTTCGTTTCCTTTCACCATCTTCGTGAGCcgtctgtgtgtgtgtatgtgtgtttgtgtgtCTTCGGGGAAAGTAGTAAATTTGAAAAGTTATACCAAAGATTCGAAGGACGTTGGGGTTTCGGGGTGTTTCGGGAAGCACCTTAGATCTTGAAGTTCTCGAAATCGGCTAGGGTGCTGCTGATCCTGTTGAACACCGGCAGCCTGGAGTCCGCGTTTGGCGACAACGGCGACGGCGTCCTCGGCGTCAGCTCGTCGGAGCTCAGAGGACTGCACATGCTGTTCGTCCGGGGACTGGGGCTCTGCCTCGTCGCGAGCAGCCCGAAGTCCTGGCCGAAGCTGAACGCCGTCGTGGGCAGGCTGAGGGACGGTTGTTGACTGCAATCGTCGCTGAAGAAGCTGGCCATCGAGTTCGTCGGCGACTGGCTGAGGCTCGAGGACGGCGAGATCGAGTCCCCCGTGCTGCCGAGCGAGAACGTCGGGCTCAGATTCAACGGCTTCGGCCTGGTGGCGCCGATCACCGAGCTGACGCCCGTCGTGCCGTTCTGATGATGGTGATGGtgatggtgatggtggtggtgctgAGTGGTCGTCAGGCTTAGCGAGTTCGTTCTGAGCAACGGTGGGTTGTAtgtgttgttgttgctgttgtggCTGTTGTTGTTACACAGGCTCAACGAGTTGGTCCGCATCAGGCTgggcgtcgccgccgccgcggccgcggcgactTGTGGGGACGCCACGATCTGCTCGAGTAGACTGACACTGTTCACGGTGAGGTTCACATTCGAGCCGTTGCAGTTGTTgcccgccgcggccgccgccgcgctcaACAACGGGTTCAGGCCCATGATGTTGGGCTGTGTCGAGCCGAGCTGTGCGCTCACTTTTTGATTGTGGATCCGCGCCTCCTCGAAGTTGTGAATGAAATGGCACCGCGGTCCGTACGGACAGAAACCGATCGTGTGGAACGTACGGCACAGCTCGGTCTTGTATTTCGGATGGCGGGCGAGATTCCGCAATTCACTGTAGCCGTGCGCGAACTGACACTTGTCGCCATATTTGCAGGTACCGCTTTCCTCAAATGGTCGGCACAACTCGGTTTTGTAGCGAGAGGTTGGCTCGCTCGCGCTCCGGTCCAGTTTACGATGCTGCTCGATCAAAGTGGTTACCAGAGAAGTGTAGCTGCGGCGAAGGGGCGCGTGTCCGCCGTTGTTACCGGCTGCGCCGTTGCCGGAATtattcgtcgtcgacgtcgcggaTATCTCCTTCGTCTTCGCGGTAGCTGCATTCTGTAACAGAAAACGAACGGCTTGTTAATAATCTGGATTACGATTCGATGGAGATCTTACGTGTAACGATGTCGGAATTATAGGGGCGTAGGTCACATTTTTCTTATGAGAAGAAACAGgattataatgtttattaacacGCGTATTATTGATTCaccaaatttattattaagatcATTTTCAGTCAAGGTGATTTAtagcgattttatttattagtattagcgaatttttgttactcctctttttaatattttaagacacAAATATATActgaaatttgtaattttttttataactataGTAGTTGGTCTAGCTAACTCGCCGAAACTGGGACAGTATGTCTCAACCTATCCATCTTAACCCCATTCTTGCAATGGCACATAGCATgtaatatctttaaaataatagagatCATGTTGAAATGATTTCAAACatgattaaatatatcataaaagATTATGATTACATAAGGTGTCGCAAATAATGGAAATTCAATACGCGGCTTCATTTACAAGTTATTGATGAAAAATAGAGActaatgagaggcgagctcggctCTTTGATGACTTAAGGAATGTATGGGTATAATAGGTCATGTTTGATGGTATCATATGAATGTTATCCGTATTTTAAATGAACGATAAAATCCGtacattttcgtaaaaaatgaaattatatcataattaataaattatattattggaactaaattatattattcagcacttgatattgaaattttatataaagtacAAATAAGTAACATTACATAAAGAAAAGTAACTTtacaaaatgtacaaataagtaactttacaaaaaatacaaagaaatattctataaaatgcaaaataagtAATTTGTAGACATATATCTATGTCTTCACAAATAAGTAGTAATAATCTATACAAGTCTACGAAACAGCATGCTATTTCGCATTGCTATCTGCTAGCATTCTGCAATGCTTCTGCAGTTACATTTACCACGAGGAAATCGTTGATACAAGCAGAACGAATCGTATTATATACGCATCAACGTTATCTATCCACCGAGTTCCTGTATAACGGTGATTTAAGGCTTCACCGTACACTGCGATACCTGCGAATAACGTAAATCCTAGCCGGATTAGAGTTGATTGCCGGGGTGATTACTGTAACTCTACAATGAACGTTCGAACAATACATTGTTCACCCGAAAACGCCAAGTGGCTGTGCAGACGTTACGACATCAGGAGCTTTACGTAATCCGATAATTTACAGACGCGAATCCTTGACCAATAATCAAGATACGTTGTCAAACCTTTAATCTCAAATTTAGCGAACACGCAAGATTGTTGTCTACGTACGTGATACAATTTTGAACAAAACTTTCACTATAAAACGTGACTggattttggaaatatttaaaacgtgCACGCGTttgagattttttaatattttaaacgtgTACATGATTCAGTCTTGTACACACGTGTAAACAACTGAATCTTTCAATTCAGTTGTTTGAATTGTTCCATATTTTGTATGTGTACATgactgaattttataaacattttaaaggtTTACAtaactgaattttataaacattttgaaGGTTTACATGACTGAATTTGGAAAATCTTTCGAATGTGTACACGATCGAGCTTTGTAAATATTCGAATCTTATGTaagatcgaatttttcaaatattttacatgtatACGTGATtgagatttataaatattttaaatgcgtACATGACTGAATTTCGTACAATATTTAGATACGCACGCGCCTGAATTTTGTGGAAATTATAACTGTGCAAacttttcacaaaaatttaaacacgTAAAGTCACGTAAAATTGATATCGAATAcaagttataattaaaattacgccAACTTGCAAAATACCAAGAACTTTTACGTTCAAGAAAATGGCGTAAACGTTTCCTACcgtaaattatattgaaatggAGAACCTAAATGGAGGTGTCTACGAAGAATAAATCACGTCGCGCGGCCAGGTATAAGAATCGAGACAAAGGTTCGACGTTTTAGACGGAGAAAGCCCGAAATTCATGGCACGTTAAACTACCTGAACCTGAAAAGGTATACACGCCCGCATGGAACAAAAGTCCTTTAGAAACAATCTAATCTTACGGTATTTTAAGCAGGCCGAGGAATCTGGGATCGAGAAATCCGAAGGACCATCGCTTGGTGCTAAACCATAAAACTAACTTTCCATCTTGAGTATTTTACGGACTATCTCTTAAGTATACTACCATATACTGCCATCAAAACTGCGCATAGTTTGTTGAAGACTTTGGCGCAAGAATAACGTTAGGTATGAAACCGTAATCCTGAAATAAAGTTTTAGTCCTGTAACGGTGTCCTTAGGAtctcaacaaatattttgcttACTGAttactatatcatataataattacaaatatttctttcgaatatttcgatattGCAATCTCTTTGGTCGGAATTTTAcggaaatgtaatttattgccTGAGTAAACCCGACGTCAGTAAATCGGTAAAATATGATTGATATGAACCGTAATTATGGgaaaaatctttaaattaaagaaactcGGTGTAGCGTTAAGCAATTTAAACGTGAAAAACTTGTCTTAgcaagtaaataatttaaatagaagaagCTTGATGGAGCAATTGAAGTgagatgaaattgatttaatgaCATGCAATTTAAATGAGGAAAACttgatttatcatttaatcgaCCTATCGAGAAGTATTCACTATGCTTCCTCCGATGACTattatacgaaatattataCGTAAGCTTCCCAGTAATAATAGCGCCAGGATATAGTTCTGCATTTCGATcgcaaaatttcaattgtacCGTTGGATAATACTActtgaaaaatgattcatGTTCAACGATCGCTGAATCATCGTTAAAGTGTGGCA from Augochlora pura isolate Apur16 chromosome 5, APUR_v2.2.1, whole genome shotgun sequence harbors:
- the Tis11 gene encoding tis11 zinc finger protein encodes the protein MSTAVMSTPMFECSEHLFKNAATAKTKEISATSTTNNSGNGAAGNNGGHAPLRRSYTSLVTTLIEQHRKLDRSASEPTSRYKTELCRPFEESGTCKYGDKCQFAHGYSELRNLARHPKYKTELCRTFHTIGFCPYGPRCHFIHNFEEARIHNQKVSAQLGSTQPNIMGLNPLLSAAAAAAGNNCNGSNVNLTVNSVSLLEQIVASPQVAAAAAAATPSLMRTNSLSLCNNNSHNSNNNTYNPPLLRTNSLSLTTTQHHHHHHHHHHHQNGTTGVSSVIGATRPKPLNLSPTFSLGSTGDSISPSSSLSQSPTNSMASFFSDDCSQQPSLSLPTTAFSFGQDFGLLATRQSPSPRTNSMCSPLSSDELTPRTPSPLSPNADSRLPVFNRISSTLADFENFKI